In Nocardia sp. NBC_00403, one DNA window encodes the following:
- a CDS encoding UDP-N-acetylmuramoyl-L-alanyl-D-glutamate--2,6-diaminopimelate ligase: MQSGQPRALRPECPPASLLTTLANSVAAELRGAPTAREVSVTGIEQRSNAVLPGDLFAALPGAQAHGARFARDAVERGAVAVFTDAAGAELAGEVGVPVLVREQPRAVLGELSAAIYGNPSQRLRIIGITGTSGKTTTSYLVEAGLAAAGRSTALIGTIETRIGGRRVPSALTTPEAPQLHAMFALMVEQGVDAVVMEVSSHALALGRVDGVRFAVGAFTNLSQDHLDFHADFEDYFAAKRRLFEPDSPVAARTAVVCVDSEWGRRLAADIDAPITVATIDGIGAASSTWHLTGPVVAHGGEQEFSAAGPGVNVDVRLRLPGSYNVANGLLAVAVCAAADVDPAIAGPALATVDVPGRMQRVDRGQDFLAIVDYAHKPAALESVIATLRGHLAADNPEAPGRLAVVVGAGGDRDAGKRSLMGAAGARGADLLIITDDNPRSEDPAAIRAALSAGALAIPAGDRGEVREIGDRAEAIAAAVDWARVGDVVLIAGKGHEPGQEIQGVKHRFDDRDVLAEALEGRAGHVRESSVSEAQR, encoded by the coding sequence GTGCAGTCTGGTCAACCGCGCGCGTTGCGGCCCGAGTGCCCACCGGCGTCATTGTTGACGACTCTGGCTAACTCGGTCGCCGCAGAGTTACGCGGTGCGCCGACTGCGCGTGAGGTGTCGGTCACCGGCATCGAGCAGCGCTCGAATGCCGTGCTGCCGGGAGACCTGTTCGCCGCGCTGCCCGGTGCGCAAGCGCACGGAGCGCGATTCGCCCGTGACGCTGTCGAGCGTGGTGCGGTCGCGGTTTTCACCGACGCAGCGGGCGCGGAACTGGCGGGCGAGGTCGGCGTGCCGGTGCTGGTGCGCGAACAGCCGCGCGCGGTACTCGGCGAACTGTCGGCCGCCATCTACGGCAACCCCTCGCAGCGGCTCCGTATCATCGGCATTACCGGCACCTCCGGCAAAACCACGACGTCCTATCTCGTGGAGGCCGGGCTCGCCGCCGCGGGCCGGTCCACCGCGCTGATCGGCACGATCGAGACCAGGATCGGCGGCCGTCGGGTGCCGAGTGCGCTGACCACCCCCGAAGCGCCGCAGCTGCACGCGATGTTCGCGCTGATGGTCGAGCAGGGCGTGGACGCGGTCGTGATGGAGGTCTCCAGCCACGCACTCGCGCTGGGCCGGGTCGACGGCGTGCGCTTCGCGGTGGGTGCGTTCACCAATCTGTCGCAGGACCACCTGGACTTCCACGCCGACTTCGAGGACTACTTCGCCGCCAAGCGGCGGCTGTTCGAACCGGATTCGCCGGTCGCCGCGCGCACCGCAGTCGTTTGCGTCGACAGTGAGTGGGGCAGGCGGTTGGCCGCCGACATCGATGCCCCGATCACCGTGGCCACGATCGATGGGATCGGGGCGGCGAGCAGCACCTGGCATCTGACCGGTCCGGTGGTGGCACACGGCGGCGAGCAGGAGTTCAGCGCTGCCGGACCCGGTGTGAATGTGGATGTGCGCCTACGTCTTCCGGGGAGCTATAACGTCGCGAACGGACTGCTCGCGGTTGCAGTGTGCGCGGCCGCCGATGTCGATCCCGCGATCGCTGGGCCCGCGCTGGCTACCGTCGATGTGCCGGGCCGGATGCAGCGGGTCGACCGGGGCCAGGACTTCCTCGCCATCGTCGACTACGCGCACAAGCCCGCCGCGCTGGAATCGGTGATCGCGACCCTGCGCGGGCACCTCGCCGCCGACAATCCGGAAGCTCCCGGCAGGCTGGCCGTTGTCGTCGGCGCCGGTGGTGACCGCGATGCGGGCAAGCGGTCATTGATGGGCGCGGCCGGGGCGCGCGGCGCCGACCTGCTGATTATTACCGATGACAATCCACGCTCGGAGGACCCGGCGGCGATCCGGGCGGCGCTGAGCGCAGGTGCACTGGCGATTCCGGCCGGCGACCGTGGCGAGGTGCGTGAGATCGGCGACCGTGCCGAGGCGATCGCCGCGGCCGTCGACTGGGCCCGCGTCGGCGATGTGGTGCTGATCGCGGGTAAGGGGCACGAGCCAGGCCAGGAGATCCAGGGCGTCAAGCATCGCTTCGACGACCGTGACGTGCTTGCGGAGGCGTTGGAGGGCCGCGCCGGGCACGTGCGGGAGTCGAGTGTCAGCGAGGCGCAGCGATGA